The Brassica oleracea var. oleracea cultivar TO1000 chromosome C6, BOL, whole genome shotgun sequence genomic interval TTCAGTTATGAATGCGGTTTTCTCTTGATCCTCAGGATCCATCATAATCTGGTTATATCCTGAAAAGGCATCCATAAAGGACAAGAGCTGGTGTCCAGCCGTTGCTTCGACCAAACGATCGATATGAGGTAACGGGAAGCTGTCCTTAGGACAGGCTTTGTTTAAATCGGTGAAGTCTACACAGATTCTCCATTTCCCATTCTTCTTTTTTACTACCACTGGGTTAGCTAGCCAATCGGGGTATTGTACCTCTCGGATGGACCCGGCCTTTGTTAGTCGATCGACCTCGTCGTTGACAGCTTGGGCTTTTTCTAGACCTAGCTTACGACGTTTCTGTTTGATCGGTTTAAAAGTAGGGTCTACATTGAGCTTATGAGTGGTGACATTTGCATCTATGCCTTTCATGTCGCTGGTGGTCCATGCAAAGGTTTTGATATTCTGTTTTAGGAATTCGACGAGCTCCTTTTTGGTTTCGAGAGGTAGCTCGGATCCGATGCTCACATGTTTCTCAGGATTTGAGTCGTCGATGCTAACTTTTTCGGTGAGGTTCTTAGGGGGACCTCGGATATTTCGTTGCATTTCGCGACTCTCCTGGATCTGTAATTGCTATTGGGGGGATTCTTTTATGATTTCGAATCCTCCCAGGTAACAGATCCTTGAAATCTTTTGGCTATCGTGTATGGTAGCTATTCCGTTGGTTGTTGGAAATTTCACGCATTGGTGATAAGTTGAAGCTACTGCTTTCATCTTATGAATCCAAGGCCTTCCGAGGATTGCGTGGAAAGGGGATGGTTTGTCGACAACTATGAAGTTGGTCATTTTCATGACTCCGCCAGCTATAATTGGGAGCTTAATTGTTCCCAATGAGGTGGCTGTTTCACCTGAGAAACCTACGAGGTTGGATTTCTGGTCGACAATTTCGTAGTCGTCTATTTCCATTCCCTTTAGTGCGTTGTAGAAAATAAGATCGACGGAGCTTCCGGTGTCGATCATGAGCTTAGGTACCTCGTACCCTGCTATATTTAATGTTATGACAAGGGCATCGTCATGAGGTCTATCGAGGTCTAATGTCTCACTCTCCCAGAAAGAGATCTTAGTGTTAGACTCAGGCTTGGTCGGTTTGGACTGAGTGTTTGACACAGCTTTCCGTACGTGACTTTTAATAGAGTTAACGGAGTCTTGACACACATCGGACCCTCCAAGGATGTAATCGATCCTTGAGCCAGGGCTCGATTGGGGAGGTGGTTTACTCAAGAGGGCCTCGATTTGTAGGCTTTTTCCTTGTGGAAACTTTCCAAGGATTATATCGACTCTCTTTTTGGGAGCTGGGGGTGGTGAGTCTGTTCTTTTTCAGGTGACCTCTCGCGTTTTGGAGAGCTGTCTCTGGGACCTCTCTTCTGATAAGGTTGTGGCTTTTTGAGGTCCACATCTTTTATTTCTCCGGCTGCGAATTTAGCAGCCAGTTGTCGTTGGAGGTCCCAACATTCTTCGGTTGAATGTCCCTTTCGATCGTGGTAAGAGCAATGTTTGCTCTCGTCATAACCTTTGGACCAGGGGGCTTTAGCTGTCGCGGCGACAGGTTTTTCTTCCTTGTCTTCCTCGACTACGTAAGAATGTTCTCCCTGGGTCTGATTATTTCGGGAGCTACCTCTTGCTCTCGTCNNNNNNNNNNNNNNNNNNNNNNNNNNNNNNNNNNNNNNNNNNNNNNNNNNNNNNNNNNNNNNNNNNNNNNNNNNNNNNNNNNNNNNNNNNNNNNNNNNNNNNNNNNNNNNNNNNNNNNNNNNNNNNNNNNNNNNNNNNNNNNNNNNNNNNNNNNNNTCCCTTTCCTTCGCCTTTCGGGTGACTCTGGGGTTTTCTGTGGAGCTTATCTAATGCTGCCATTTCCTCCTCCAAGGTAATGTATCTAGAGGCCTTATGGAGGGCGTCATCGATAGTTGGAGGGGGATTTAGCGTTAGCTCCGAGAAGAAACCTGATTTATACCAGAGACCTCTCCTAAGAGCCTGAATGGCTACCTGATCGTTGGGATTCGAGAGTTTAGTTCTTACTGCTCTGAACTTTTCGATGTAGACTCGCAGTGAGTCTCCCAGTCCTTGTCTGATCTTCCAGAGGTCAGCCTCAGACGCTTGTTTCAGGATGTGAGTTGAATATTGCTTCATAAAGGCGTTAGCCAATTGATCGAAACTGTCTATAGAGTTCGGCTCGAGGCTGGAGAACCATTCGAGAGCTGTTCCGATCAGGTTTTCGGCAAATGTTCTGCAATATCCTGCATCACACTCTTCCTTTGTGAAGTGAGCTTTAACGATAGCTAATCGGAAGGCTCTTAAATAGGCCTTTGGGTCTGCGTTCCCATCGTATTCAGGAATCTTAATTTTTCGAGTATCTCTTATGTAAGAGTTGGCAATTCTATCGGTGAACGGAGTTCCACGAGTCTCCTCAATTAAGCTCTCGATTTCGGGAGCTGAGCTCGTTACCTTGTGAACTTGAGCTCCCAATTTCTGGAGAGCTGCGTGGGTTCGCTCCATGTACCTGCGAATTGCGTCAGGTCCCTCGAAGGGGAGGACATTTGGGTCATTATCAGATACTCGGCGAGCAGGTTCCTGGTGAGACCGAGCTCGGTCGTCTTCCCAGCTAGCTGGCGAAATAGGTCGCTCATTGGTCCTTAGGCTCCGAGCGAGGTTAGTGCGGAGAGCTGCAGGATCAACATCCGTCCTTTGGTATTCGTCTGTGCTTGGGGTTGAAACCCTAGCTTGAAACACTGAAGCTGATGTTCTGGCCCCGGACGGTATGTTGGTTCCTGCTCCAGACCCGGAAGGAGGTGGCGGTGGAGGCAAACGGGTGCTCCCACCGGTGTTTCGATCAGGCATGGAGCTAGTTGTAGCTACATTGCTCCCCATGGTGCTGGTGATAGGAGGGGTAAACGCAGGAGCTGTCCTAGCGCGAGGCGTTTGGAAAGCAGGTTCCTGCCCTTCTGCACCTGGGCTATCAGGGGAGAAGTTCAGGCGCTCTCTAGGGAAGGAAGGGTCAGCTAACCGTTCATGGAAAGTGACTCCTCTTCCCTGGTGGACGGACGGTTGGGTCGTTGCGGATTGAGATCTGGTTATCTCTTCGAACTGTTGCTGCCGTTCGGCTAACTGTTGCACCGTTCGCTCGGTCTCTTGAGCTTTGTCCACTAACTGGAGCATCATCCGACGGATCTCAGAAAGCTGATCTTCCGTTTGGTTCGGAGCGGATTGATGCGATGGGTTATTGAGGGCTGAGGACCCAGAGTTGGTCCCTCCGGAGGCTCTCGGGTTATTTGCCCCCGGAGCAGTGCGATTCGGTGAGCTATTGCTCTGTTTCGATTGATCGGGGTTAGATGGATTCGTTCCGTCTAATGGATTCATCCTTTAAGCTTTAGAGAAAGGGATTCGATTATTTGTCCCCACAGACGGCGCCAATTGTGAGAGACAAGGTTTCACTTCTTAGATTTAGGTTAGGTCAAGAGAGATGAATGAGAATCGTGGGCTGAATCCCGTAAATAAACTTGAAGAATGAATATGATTTTATTGATGAGTTGAAAGATGATGAATACAAAGGAATGTATCTTGAGATGACTGCTAAAGAATACGTAATGCTTTTAATCTAGTACAAAAGTTGATATATGGAAAAGAGATGGCTTGTCTTTTATCTTCTCCATCTTTATATAGTCTAGGTTTCGTTGGCAACCCTTCAACTGTTCTCCGAGATATTCGGCTTCAATTACGGAACTCGCTTTAGGCTCCTCTTGACCAAGTCTCTTAAGGTGTTAGCTCACTTTCTGTCGTGACCTCTGCTATGATGTCTCCCAGGTCCAGTCGTCAGCTCGGCTCTCAGCTCCCTTTGTTATGATGGGCTTATCGCAACCCACATGCTAGCTCACGCTTACCGGTACCTCACCTGAGGGTCATGTTCGGGTCCAACACATTATACCATGAAAATCTCAAATTATCAAATTGATATCTTACTCATCAAGAAAGCAATACCTTCATCTTCATCTTCATTTTCTAAAAATCATTTCTGAGACATCAAATTAGTTAAAAGATAATCATAAACTCAAAACTAAACTTTACTTTAGTTTAGTCAATCAATGAAACCTTACTCTAGATTTGGCTAGCACACCGTGTGGCTCAAATTTTCTGGATATCTTACAAAACTACCATAGATTTATATATATGTAACAGTATAAATGCAAAGATTGGAGTGTATCTACATATTCACCTTCGCATTTCGACAAATATAAATGAATTTCTCATTCAAAATCAAAAGTTTTATTAATGATAAGAAAGATATAAATATAAAGTTCAAAGGAACTAATCTTTGTGTCTTAATACACTTTATATATAGATGCCTTACTATATGCAGACAAGCATGCTACTAATCATTATGATTAACTTTCTCTACGGTTTATTGTAATTTATATTGACATGTAAACACACAAAAACATAACACGATCAAAACACTACCAACGAAAAAACGATGGTATTTATTAAAACGTAAAAACCGATCAACTACAAAGTACAAACCAGTTACATATAATGGAATTTATAATTGAGATTGATGGGAGAATAAAATGTAAGCTAAGTTACTAATAAAACCACATTCTGTGATCAAAGAAAAGAAGAAGGTATTATCAGCTAAACTTGCAAGTTGCAACTTTGGTTTAGGCCTCCCATGAATCAGATAAATAGCTCATCAACTTAGCTGGGAATATTATGAAGGCCTCTCAATTTCTAATTATTAGTTAATGAACCTATCAAAATCTCTGACCCAATTAATGTCCTTTTCAGTTCTTCTGTACCTTTCGGCCGGCACCGTGTGTATGTTGTAAATGGGGAGCATGTTTTTGATCGTGCATCACACTAAAATGAATCGTAAACCTGATTTTCGACTATTCACCATTGATGATAGCATTAAATATTCTTATAAAATTCATCAGTACTCGTTAACATTTTCATATAAAATCCCATTATATCAAATCCTTTTTCTCATCCTACTTCAAACACAAAAGACGAGGTAGCATAAGGCAAAAGGTAGGCCACGTTCTCTACAATGGCGATAACACGCGCCTCCTTGGCCATTTGCCTCCTCCTCTCTTTGGCCACTATAGCCACCGCCGATTACTACTCCCCCTCAACTCCTCCGGTTTACACCCCACCAACCCACAAGCCTACACTCCCACCTCCGGTTTACACTCCACCAGCTTACATACCAACCCACCCACCTCCAGTTTACACTCCACCGGTTCACAAGCCAACCCTTCCACCTCCGGTTTACACTACACCGGCTCACAAACCCACCCTTCCACCACCGGTTTACACACCACCCACATACAAGCCAACCCTCCCACCACCGGTTTACGCTCCACCCACATACAAACCCAAACCCACCCTCCCACCTCCAGTTTACAAGCCTACACTCTCTCCTCCGGTCTACACTAAACCCACTATCCCTGCTCCAGTCTACACTCCACCAGTTTACAAGCCAACTCTTTCCCCTCCGGTCTACACCAAACCAACTCTTCCACCTCCGGTTTACACTCCACCAACATACAAACCCACCCTCCCACCTCCAGTTTACACTCCCCCGGTTTACAAGCCAACTCTCTCTCCCCCGGTCTACAAAAAGTCTCCGAGCTATTCTCCTCCAACTCCTTATGTCCCAAAACCAACCTACACTCCACCCACCAAACCATACGTCCCAGAGATTCTTAAAATTGTTGATGGCATCATCCTCTGCAAAAACGGTTACGAAACCTACCCAATCCAAGGTATAAATACATACTCAAGCTTCCCTAATAAAGTATCTATATATAAACAACAAATTACTAATAAAAAAAATGTTACTAATCTGAAAACTCGTTTAATTAAATTTATGTAGGAGCAAAGGCCAAGATTGTGTGCTCCGAGCCAGGATCATACGGACAGAGCAAGAAGGATGTTGTGATCTACAGCGATCCAACTGATTCTAAGGGATACTTCCATGTGTCGTTGACCATCAAGGACCTACTTCACTGTCGTGTCAAACTCTACACATCTCCTGTCGAGACTTGCAATAACCCGACCAATGTCAACAAGGGTCTCACTGGAGTTCCATTGTCGATGTATGGATACCGTTACCACTCTGACAAGAACTTGAAGATCTTTAGCGTCGGACCTTTCTACTTCACTGGTCACAAGGCTGCTCCAACCACTCCCAAATATTGATCATGATCTCATCATTATAGTGACGATCTTGCATGCATATTACATATGAGAGGTCACATTAACCAATTTATTGTCTGAAAACTTTTCCCTTCCAAATGTTATTTTGTTTCTTTGTACCGATTCTATTTGATTCGTTGCATTACTAATGCAATCTATCTTTTTGGTTATGTTTTCTTCAATTTTATTTAATAAAATTGTAAGAGTAAAATTGTAAGAGTAACATATTCATATGATTAAAGCGACTGCTTATATATATACATATATAAAATATTAATAATAATTGTTTGTTGGTGATAAAAGTTACTTTGAGATTGTTTGTAATTTTGTGGCTATTATGTCGACTCGTGTCTAGTGAATGCATAAACAACGATTTGTCTATCTTTATAGACCAAAATAAACAATAGTTTACAAGTCTACTAGCTAGTCAGTAACCATAGATTGATTTGCACGGTATAATAATTAAAATAATTAAGTGTCTAGTATATATTGCAGTTCCGAAAATCACGAAAAGCACAATGAATCAGCACCATGTTAATCATGCAGCCAAGTCTCGCCCTTGTATATAACATTTTCTATTCCTTGGATATAACATCATAGAATCGGTATTCTTATATCGCAGACAAGTTCAGTGCTGGCACGACTAATTAGTAATAATCATTTCGCACCAGGGTCTTGCTGCACGATTATTCTTAGATACTTGTTTGATCGGAAAACGGTAATAAATAAGATGTGGGTTTAAACAAAGACGTCTTATTAATGGTCGGAGAAAAAACGTTCGGTCGGTTACAAGGGAAAAAAAGAGAGTGCGACAGAAAGGAAGCCGGTGACTCGATGAGCTACCGGAAAAGTACAACTAACGGCGAGATGAAGCAAAGGTGAAAACCCTAATCTAGCCGCCAAGTGTTAGTCAGTGATTTCGGATCCTTTTCTCGTTGTCTCTCTTTTCTCTTATATAGAGACGTCCTGATACCTCGTCCTTGACCTAATTTACGCCATCTTGGTGGGCCTCTTCTGCTGGGCCGAGAAGCCCGAAGGCGTCCGAGCAGCCGCTGAGCCGAACGTACTTCAGTCGATGATGATCAACTAAAAGTACTCAAGAGTCAAGCCGAGAGACCTGACTCTCGAGCCGACCGATCGAGCCGTCGCTCTTCCTAATCCGGGCCAGGCCTTCCTATTCCTCGGGCTTTGTGGGATGGTCAAATCCATCCTCTACAATACTAATGTAACCAACGTTTTGATTACGCTCTCTTATTTTTTTGGGGTCAATATTAGGCTCTCTTTAATTATGTGTCTAACGAGGTATCGTCGCCTTCATAAAACATCAACGGTACTAA includes:
- the LOC106299064 gene encoding proline-rich protein 3-like, with the translated sequence MAITRASLAICLLLSLATIATADYYSPSTPPVYTPPTHKPTLPPPVYTPPAYIPTHPPPVYTPPVHKPTLPPPVYTTPAHKPTLPPPVYTPPTYKPTLPPPVYAPPTYKPKPTLPPPVYKPTLSPPVYTKPTIPAPVYTPPVYKPTLSPPVYTKPTLPPPVYTPPTYKPTLPPPVYTPPVYKPTLSPPVYKKSPSYSPPTPYVPKPTYTPPTKPYVPEILKIVDGIILCKNGYETYPIQGAKAKIVCSEPGSYGQSKKDVVIYSDPTDSKGYFHVSLTIKDLLHCRVKLYTSPVETCNNPTNVNKGLTGVPLSMYGYRYHSDKNLKIFSVGPFYFTGHKAAPTTPKY